The following coding sequences are from one Betaproteobacteria bacterium window:
- the wecB gene encoding UDP-N-acetylglucosamine 2-epimerase (non-hydrolyzing), with amino-acid sequence MNATSWPVGLGPVLCIVGARPNFMKMAPILRAFAEHQPPIPTVLVHTGQHYDKDMSDKLFEDLCLPRPGINLEVGSGSHAVQTAEVMKRFEPLLDDFRPSAVLVVGDVNSTLACSLVAVKRGVPTVHVEAGLRSFDRAMPEEINRILTDQIADRLYTTERDAAPNLEREGIPAERVRFVGNVMIDSLLFHREKAKRPQDILAAAGVDPAILAGARGYGLITLHRPSNVDSPETLGPLLTTLRTISDTIPLIFALHPRTRANIERFGLGDVVATPRMILLPPQGYLEMIGLMSSSLVVITDSGGLQEETTALGVPCLTVRENTERPITIDEGTNTLVGCDPAAILAATESVLATGGKRGRVPEFWDGQAARRIAEDIACWLLARTAAAQGAQ; translated from the coding sequence ATGAACGCGACTTCCTGGCCTGTCGGCCTCGGTCCGGTGCTGTGCATCGTCGGTGCCCGGCCGAATTTCATGAAAATGGCGCCCATCCTGCGGGCTTTTGCCGAGCACCAGCCGCCTATTCCGACCGTGCTCGTCCACACCGGGCAGCATTACGACAAGGATATGAGCGACAAGCTCTTCGAGGATCTCTGCCTGCCCCGGCCCGGCATCAACCTGGAAGTGGGTTCCGGCAGCCACGCGGTACAGACCGCCGAGGTCATGAAGCGCTTCGAGCCTCTGCTCGACGACTTCCGACCCTCGGCCGTGCTCGTGGTGGGCGACGTCAATTCAACCCTGGCGTGCAGTCTCGTCGCCGTCAAGCGCGGCGTACCCACCGTGCATGTGGAAGCAGGTCTGCGCAGTTTCGACCGGGCCATGCCGGAAGAAATCAACCGCATCCTCACCGACCAGATCGCCGATCGCCTCTACACCACCGAGCGGGACGCAGCGCCCAATCTGGAGCGCGAGGGCATCCCGGCCGAGCGAGTCCGCTTCGTCGGCAACGTCATGATCGACTCCCTGCTCTTCCACCGGGAAAAGGCCAAGCGGCCCCAGGACATCCTGGCCGCCGCGGGCGTCGATCCGGCCATCCTGGCGGGCGCGCGGGGCTACGGGCTCATCACCCTGCACCGGCCGTCCAATGTGGACAGTCCCGAGACCCTGGGGCCGCTGCTCACCACCCTGCGCACCATTTCCGACACCATCCCGCTCATATTCGCCCTGCACCCCAGAACCCGCGCCAATATCGAGCGTTTTGGCCTGGGCGATGTGGTGGCGACGCCGCGCATGATTCTGCTGCCGCCCCAGGGCTACCTGGAAATGATCGGTCTCATGTCCTCGTCCCTGGTCGTCATCACCGATTCAGGCGGGCTGCAGGAGGAAACGACGGCTCTGGGCGTACCCTGCCTGACGGTGCGGGAAAATACCGAGCGCCCCATCACCATCGACGAGGGCACCAATACCCTGGTGGGCTGCGATCCCGCCGCCATCCTGGCCGCGACGGAAAGCGTTCTGGCCACCGGCGGCAAGCGGGGTCGGGTGCCGGAGTTCTGGGACGGCCAGGCCGCCCGCCGCATTGCCGAGGATATCGCCTGCTGGCTTCTGGCTAGGACCGCCGCTGCCCAGGGGGCGCAGTGA
- a CDS encoding AAA family ATPase → MYESYYGLANKPFQLNPDPSFYFGSKQHRRATAYLEYGMHQNEGFIVITGEVGAGKTTIVRGLLDSLDQSKVVAAHLVSTQLDADDTLRLVAAAFGVRTKDISKSDILMALEAFLVTITGKGKRCLLIVDEAQNLTPRAVEELRMLSNFQFGNHALLQSFLVGQPEFREILQSPHMQQLRQRVIASCHIGPLDEEETQGYIEHRLKCAGSKGSPAFDARAYEAVHKASGGIPRRINGLCDRLLLFGFLSGKKSFTADDVLEVAKEIYEETGAPIVPGSAVPATGVRLAAPVAPTSGVELDISRLELDLAAAEEAANALAGLRKGHVSERITRLEQSLLRLERINSATLALLQQLVAAAANQKAPQGNNKK, encoded by the coding sequence ATGTACGAGTCATATTACGGGCTGGCGAACAAACCGTTCCAGCTCAACCCCGATCCGTCCTTCTATTTCGGCAGCAAGCAGCATCGCCGGGCGACCGCGTATCTCGAATACGGGATGCACCAGAACGAAGGGTTCATCGTCATCACCGGCGAGGTCGGTGCGGGCAAGACGACCATCGTGCGCGGCCTGCTCGACAGCCTCGATCAGAGCAAGGTCGTCGCCGCCCACCTGGTCAGCACCCAACTCGATGCCGACGATACCTTGCGCCTGGTGGCGGCGGCCTTCGGTGTGCGCACCAAGGACATTTCCAAATCCGACATCCTGATGGCCCTGGAAGCCTTCCTGGTCACCATTACCGGCAAGGGCAAGCGCTGCCTGCTCATCGTCGATGAGGCGCAGAACCTCACGCCCCGGGCGGTCGAGGAATTGCGCATGCTGTCCAATTTCCAGTTCGGCAACCATGCCCTGTTGCAGAGCTTCCTGGTCGGCCAGCCGGAGTTTCGCGAGATTCTCCAGAGCCCCCACATGCAGCAGTTGCGCCAGCGGGTCATCGCCTCGTGCCACATCGGGCCGCTCGACGAGGAAGAGACCCAGGGCTACATCGAACACCGCCTGAAATGCGCGGGTTCCAAGGGTAGCCCCGCCTTCGACGCCCGCGCCTACGAGGCCGTCCACAAGGCCAGTGGTGGCATTCCCCGGCGCATCAACGGACTGTGCGACCGTCTCCTGCTGTTCGGCTTCCTGAGCGGAAAGAAATCCTTTACCGCCGACGACGTCCTCGAGGTGGCCAAGGAAATCTACGAGGAAACCGGTGCTCCCATCGTACCGGGGAGCGCCGTGCCCGCCACGGGGGTCCGCCTCGCCGCGCCGGTGGCGCCGACTTCCGGCGTCGAGCTGGACATCTCCCGCCTCGAACTCGACCTCGCCGCGGCCGAGGAGGCCGCCAATGCGCTGGCCGGCCTGCGCAAGGGTCACGTCAGCGAGCGCATCACGCGGCTGGAGCAGAGTCTGCTGCGGCTGGAGCGTATCAATTCGGCCACCCTGGCCCTGTTGCAGCAATTGGTCGCTGCAGCCGCGAACCAGAAGGCTCCTCAAGGAAACAACAAGAAATGA
- a CDS encoding TIGR03016 family PEP-CTERM system-associated outer membrane protein, with protein MGPKPAWVIVPRISLTETLTDNGRLSASRGASGSEQITQITPGIRIQGESARLKGYLDYGLSQIYYAQHSSANKTQNSLNAFGTLEAVEDWLFLDAGGNISQASISAFGTQSSSNASINANSTETSSFRLSPYTRGRLSDFAEYLVRYTRSTTRSDGSTSTNTDSNQWSANLHGGVGFGGLSWSLDALRQDVQRSTGRNNESERLFGNLYWEPDRQWRFRVSAGRETNNFTSPDGETRTTHGYGLDWRPTDRTNVSAFRERRFFGDGHSFTMTHRTPRSSWRFSDTKDVSAMHQSGSTVVGTIYDLFLALIPPEITDPQVRAALAEAYIQRLGLSPDQRVFSDFLSSQATLSRRQDLSFALIGGNNTVTFTASQSRRQSLVDQSLALLDLNLSLARNIEQRGLNVNWSHKLSPLSSLSAGVSASTTSGQNGTAGNVRSTQKSLNVTYSTKLGAHTSASLGLRRTEFDSDTANNYSENSVTGAISAHF; from the coding sequence GTGGGGCCGAAACCGGCCTGGGTGATCGTGCCGCGTATTTCGCTCACCGAAACCTTGACCGACAACGGGCGCCTGAGCGCGTCACGGGGCGCCTCCGGGAGCGAGCAGATCACGCAGATCACCCCGGGGATTCGCATCCAGGGCGAATCGGCGCGGCTCAAGGGTTATCTCGATTACGGACTCAGCCAGATCTACTACGCGCAGCATTCGAGCGCCAACAAAACCCAGAATTCCCTCAACGCCTTCGGCACCCTGGAAGCCGTCGAGGACTGGCTGTTTCTCGACGCCGGCGGCAATATTTCCCAGGCCAGCATTTCGGCCTTCGGCACCCAGTCGTCGTCGAATGCCAGCATCAACGCGAACAGTACCGAGACGTCCTCCTTCCGGCTCTCTCCCTACACCCGGGGGCGTCTTTCCGACTTTGCCGAATACCTGGTGCGCTATACCCGCTCGACGACGCGTTCCGATGGCAGTACCTCGACCAACACCGACAGCAATCAATGGAGCGCCAATCTGCACGGAGGGGTCGGGTTCGGTGGCCTGAGTTGGTCCCTCGACGCCCTGCGCCAGGATGTCCAGCGCAGCACCGGGCGCAATAACGAATCCGAGCGGCTTTTTGGCAACCTTTACTGGGAGCCGGATCGCCAGTGGCGCTTCCGCGTCTCGGCCGGCCGCGAGACCAACAACTTCACCAGCCCCGACGGGGAAACCCGAACCACCCACGGCTACGGGCTCGATTGGCGTCCCACCGACCGGACCAATGTTTCGGCTTTCCGGGAACGCCGTTTCTTCGGTGATGGGCACAGCTTCACCATGACCCACCGGACGCCGCGTTCTTCCTGGCGCTTCAGCGATACCAAGGACGTCAGCGCCATGCATCAGTCGGGGTCCACAGTCGTCGGAACGATTTACGACCTGTTTCTGGCGCTGATTCCTCCCGAAATCACGGACCCCCAGGTACGCGCAGCGCTGGCGGAAGCGTATATCCAAAGACTGGGCCTATCTCCGGATCAGCGGGTGTTTTCCGACTTTCTTTCCTCCCAGGCCACGCTTTCCCGGCGCCAGGATCTGAGCTTTGCCCTCATCGGGGGCAACAACACGGTGACCTTCACCGCTTCGCAAAGCCGCAGGCAGTCGCTGGTCGATCAGTCCCTCGCGCTTCTCGATCTCAATCTGTCCCTGGCCCGCAACATCGAACAGCGCGGCCTGAACGTCAATTGGTCGCACAAGCTCTCGCCGCTTTCTTCGCTGTCAGCCGGGGTTTCGGCCTCGACCACCAGCGGTCAGAACGGGACCGCGGGCAATGTCCGCTCCACGCAAAAGTCGCTGAACGTGACTTACTCCACAAAGCTCGGCGCCCATACCAGTGCATCATTGGGCCTGCGCCGGACCGAGTTCGACAGCGACACCGCCAACAATTACTCGGAAAACTCGGTCACGGGCGCCATTTCCGCCCACTTCTGA
- a CDS encoding tyrosine-protein kinase family protein — MDLIEQAARRLEQLRQAGVEVPADAGEVLPQGTAQHARASAEAAQPAAPAAPAKPAVQSRRIELDLDALAKSHILGPHTPRSQAADEYRVIKRPLIDNAMGKGAAPIENGNLIMVTSALPGEGKSFTAINLAMSIAMELDNTVMLVDADVARPSVLNMLGLPPAKGLLDVLAEKSVDLSQVLLRTNVEKLTLLPAGTQHPRATELLASDAMTNLLEDMGSRYSDRIIIFDSPPLLLTTESRVLATHMGQVLMVVQAERTLQADVKQALSTIDACPVRMVVLNKTRGPQAEGYGYGYGYGYGYGA; from the coding sequence ATGGATCTGATCGAACAGGCCGCCCGGCGGCTCGAGCAACTGCGCCAAGCCGGAGTCGAGGTTCCCGCCGATGCGGGGGAGGTTCTGCCCCAGGGCACGGCTCAGCACGCCAGAGCGTCGGCCGAGGCTGCGCAGCCGGCTGCCCCGGCGGCGCCTGCGAAACCGGCGGTCCAGTCCCGGCGCATCGAGCTCGACCTCGATGCCTTGGCCAAGTCTCACATCCTTGGGCCCCATACGCCCCGTTCCCAGGCGGCGGACGAATACCGGGTCATCAAGCGTCCCTTGATCGACAATGCCATGGGCAAGGGTGCTGCCCCCATCGAGAATGGCAATCTCATCATGGTGACCAGCGCCCTGCCGGGCGAGGGGAAGAGTTTCACTGCGATCAATCTCGCCATGAGCATCGCCATGGAACTCGATAACACGGTGATGCTGGTCGATGCAGACGTGGCGCGGCCGTCGGTGCTCAACATGCTTGGCTTGCCGCCTGCCAAGGGGTTGCTCGACGTGCTGGCGGAAAAATCCGTCGACCTGTCCCAGGTGCTGCTGCGCACCAATGTCGAGAAACTCACCCTGCTGCCGGCGGGCACGCAGCATCCGAGGGCGACAGAGCTCCTGGCCAGCGATGCCATGACCAATCTCCTGGAAGACATGGGGAGTCGCTACTCCGACCGGATCATCATTTTCGATTCGCCGCCGCTCCTGCTCACCACCGAATCCCGCGTCCTGGCGACCCATATGGGGCAGGTGCTCATGGTCGTGCAGGCCGAGCGCACCCTGCAGGCCGACGTCAAACAAGCCCTCAGTACCATCGACGCGTGTCCTGTACGCATGGTCGTGCTCAACAAGACCCGTGGCCCTCAGGCCGAAGGGTATGGCTATGGATATGGCTATGGGTACGGCTACGGTGCATAG
- a CDS encoding chain length-determining protein — MDEVLQQVRVLLKASWRHRWVGLAVAWVVGIVGAGIVLRVPDKYEASARIFVDTQSILKPLMSGLAVQPNIEQQVNILSRTLISRPNVEKLIRMADLDLGQTSKGNQDELIERMMKTLQIKSTSRDNLYTLAFRDPEPEKAKRVVQSLVSIFVESGLGEKRKDSDSARKFIDDQIRSYEKKLEEAEGRLKDFKLRNIDIQTADGKLGTERLGDVSAQLARSRLDLREAENSRDALKRQIVGEDPILLPDHGASNAGVSIPEIDGRIDSLKRNLDTLLQRYTEQHPDVANTRRLIKELEEQKTQEAATRKKAAASNPASAVSNNPVYQQLKISLAEAEANVASLRTRVAEYEGRYKHLVERMKTMPEIEAEYAALNRDYDVQKKNYDALLARRESASMTGDLESVAGLADFRLIDPPTVSKTPVAPNRMLLLPIGLIAALGAGIAAAVLMSQLRPVFVDGKSLRETTGLPLLGTISMVSDADMAKRDKQGLRRFIAGVVALFASYGAGLTALFLLAPRGG, encoded by the coding sequence ATGGATGAAGTCTTACAGCAGGTTCGTGTCCTCCTCAAGGCCAGTTGGCGCCACCGCTGGGTTGGCCTCGCCGTTGCCTGGGTAGTGGGGATAGTCGGGGCCGGTATCGTCTTGCGGGTTCCCGACAAATACGAGGCCAGTGCACGTATCTTTGTGGATACCCAGTCGATCCTGAAGCCCCTGATGTCCGGGTTGGCAGTGCAGCCCAATATCGAGCAGCAGGTCAACATCCTTAGCCGCACCCTCATCAGCCGGCCGAATGTCGAGAAGCTCATTCGCATGGCAGATCTGGACCTTGGTCAGACTTCCAAGGGCAATCAGGATGAGCTGATCGAGAGGATGATGAAGACCCTCCAGATCAAGAGCACCTCGCGGGACAATCTTTACACCCTGGCTTTCCGTGACCCGGAGCCCGAAAAGGCCAAGCGCGTTGTGCAGTCGCTGGTGTCGATCTTCGTCGAGTCGGGCCTGGGTGAGAAGCGCAAGGATTCCGATTCGGCCCGCAAGTTTATCGACGACCAGATTCGCTCCTACGAAAAGAAACTAGAGGAAGCCGAGGGCCGACTGAAGGACTTCAAGCTACGCAACATCGATATCCAGACCGCGGATGGCAAGCTTGGTACGGAGCGACTGGGGGACGTCAGCGCCCAATTGGCCCGTTCCAGGCTGGACTTGCGCGAAGCGGAGAACTCCCGCGATGCGCTCAAGCGGCAAATCGTCGGCGAAGATCCCATACTGCTCCCGGATCATGGCGCCTCCAACGCGGGGGTTTCCATTCCCGAGATCGATGGCCGCATCGATTCTCTCAAGCGCAACCTCGACACGCTTTTGCAACGCTACACCGAGCAGCATCCCGACGTGGCCAATACCCGTCGCCTCATCAAGGAACTCGAGGAGCAGAAGACTCAGGAGGCAGCGACGCGCAAGAAGGCTGCGGCCTCGAATCCAGCATCTGCCGTGAGTAACAACCCCGTCTATCAACAACTCAAGATTTCCCTGGCCGAAGCCGAAGCCAACGTGGCGTCCTTGCGCACCCGGGTAGCGGAGTACGAGGGCCGGTACAAGCATCTTGTCGAGCGCATGAAAACCATGCCGGAAATCGAGGCGGAGTATGCCGCCCTGAATCGCGACTACGATGTTCAGAAGAAGAATTACGATGCCCTGCTCGCACGCCGTGAATCGGCCAGCATGACGGGCGACCTGGAATCGGTGGCCGGGCTGGCGGATTTTCGCCTCATCGATCCGCCCACGGTGTCCAAAACGCCAGTGGCGCCCAATCGCATGCTGCTCCTGCCCATCGGTCTCATCGCGGCTCTGGGCGCCGGCATAGCGGCGGCGGTCCTGATGAGCCAGTTACGTCCGGTGTTCGTGGATGGGAAATCCCTGCGCGAAACGACGGGTCTTCCCTTGCTGGGCACGATCTCGATGGTCTCCGATGCGGATATGGCCAAGCGTGACAAGCAAGGGCTGCGACGCTTCATCGCCGGGGTGGTCGCCTTGTTTGCCAGTTACGGAGCGGGCCTTACTGCGCTCTTTCTTCTGGCGCCCCGCGGAGGCTGA
- a CDS encoding polysaccharide biosynthesis/export family protein, whose translation MTVRLKRMAGACLLAATAVLASLVSGCASYPPAPAAAASDDYNYIIGPGDQLNIQVWRNPELSMGVPVRPDGKISAPLVEDLVAMGKNPTALARDIEKELGKFIRDPVVTVIVTGFVGPYSEQIRVIGQAAKPQILAYKQKMTVLDVMIAVGGLTDFADGNSASILRTSEGNKQYGVRLKDLVKKGDVSANVELKPGDVLIIPQSWF comes from the coding sequence ATGACGGTTCGACTCAAAAGGATGGCAGGGGCCTGCCTGTTGGCTGCGACGGCAGTTCTCGCGTCGCTCGTTTCCGGTTGTGCGTCCTACCCGCCTGCTCCGGCTGCGGCCGCTTCCGATGACTACAACTACATCATCGGTCCCGGTGACCAGCTGAACATCCAGGTCTGGCGCAATCCGGAATTGTCCATGGGCGTTCCGGTTCGGCCCGATGGAAAGATTTCTGCGCCCCTGGTCGAGGATCTGGTCGCCATGGGCAAGAATCCCACCGCCCTGGCTCGCGACATCGAGAAAGAACTCGGCAAGTTCATTCGCGATCCGGTAGTCACGGTCATCGTGACGGGTTTCGTGGGGCCCTATAGCGAGCAGATTCGCGTCATCGGTCAGGCGGCCAAGCCCCAGATTCTGGCCTACAAGCAGAAGATGACCGTACTGGACGTGATGATTGCAGTCGGCGGTCTCACCGACTTCGCCGACGGCAACAGCGCCAGCATCCTGCGGACCTCGGAAGGCAACAAGCAGTACGGCGTCCGCCTGAAGGATCTGGTTAAAAAGGGCGACGTGTCCGCCAACGTCGAGCTCAAGCCCGGCGACGTGCTGATCATTCCGCAGAGCTGGTTCTGA
- a CDS encoding ABC transporter permease: protein MIGLAFRNVVRQKIRTGMTLAAISFGVTALILAAGFIEDMFVQLGEAIIHSQTGHVQIFKSGFLEKGTRFPEQYLIDEPEKLAASIAEDRDVVTVSNRLYFAGLLNNGKRDLAVIGEGIEAAKEAQLGSYLSIVQGRQLAAEDTEGILIGQGVAQALAVKPGDKLTLVLNAAEGAMNTLDFTVTGVFQSFSKEFDARAIRIPLAAAQELLLTSGANQVVVLLHRTEDTERALGKISTRLAEQGFDVKSWRTLSDFYDKSVQLYKAQFGALQLIILLMVLLSVVNSVNMSVFERQAEFGTMRAIGDRSARVFKLIVLESTLVGLIGAVLGMALGCAMAALISWIGIEMPPPPNANLGYVASVRLSVTNVLLAGGIGFVATALASIFPAVRASRLDVVDALRQAV, encoded by the coding sequence ATGATCGGACTTGCCTTCAGGAACGTGGTGCGGCAAAAGATCCGCACCGGCATGACGCTCGCCGCCATTTCCTTCGGCGTTACGGCGCTCATCCTCGCGGCGGGGTTCATCGAGGACATGTTCGTCCAGTTGGGGGAGGCGATCATCCACTCCCAGACGGGGCATGTGCAGATATTCAAGTCCGGATTTCTGGAGAAGGGGACGCGCTTTCCCGAGCAGTACCTGATCGACGAACCGGAAAAGCTCGCTGCGTCCATCGCCGAGGACCGCGACGTGGTGACGGTGAGCAACCGGCTCTATTTCGCCGGCCTGCTCAATAACGGCAAGCGCGACCTCGCCGTGATCGGCGAGGGGATCGAGGCCGCCAAGGAGGCGCAGCTCGGCAGCTATCTCTCCATCGTGCAGGGGCGCCAGCTTGCCGCCGAAGATACGGAAGGCATCCTGATCGGCCAGGGGGTTGCCCAGGCGCTGGCGGTCAAGCCTGGAGACAAGCTCACCCTGGTGCTGAACGCCGCCGAGGGGGCCATGAATACCCTGGACTTCACCGTGACGGGGGTCTTTCAGAGCTTTTCCAAGGAATTCGACGCCCGCGCCATCCGCATCCCCCTGGCGGCGGCCCAGGAACTCCTGCTGACGTCCGGGGCGAACCAGGTCGTCGTCCTGCTGCACCGCACGGAAGATACCGAAAGGGCTCTGGGAAAGATTTCCACCCGACTCGCGGAGCAGGGCTTCGACGTCAAGAGCTGGCGCACCCTGTCCGATTTTTACGACAAGTCGGTCCAGCTCTACAAGGCGCAATTCGGCGCCCTGCAACTCATCATCCTGCTCATGGTGCTGCTCTCGGTGGTCAATAGCGTCAATATGAGCGTCTTCGAGCGCCAGGCAGAATTCGGCACCATGCGCGCCATCGGCGACAGGTCGGCGCGGGTGTTCAAGCTGATCGTTCTCGAGAGCACCCTGGTCGGGCTGATCGGCGCCGTGCTGGGCATGGCCCTGGGCTGCGCCATGGCGGCGCTCATCTCCTGGATCGGCATCGAGATGCCGCCGCCGCCCAATGCCAATCTCGGTTATGTCGCGAGTGTCCGCCTTTCCGTCACGAATGTGCTGCTGGCCGGCGGGATCGGCTTCGTCGCCACCGCCCTGGCCTCGATATTTCCGGCGGTGCGTGCGTCCCGTCTCGATGTGGTCGATGCCCTGCGTCAGGCGGTGTGA
- a CDS encoding ABC transporter permease: protein MDAKNLLGDMQLAARNVLRHRRRALFALVIIVGGIVSFLLAGGFIQWLLISMRESTIHSQLGHIQVVRPGYYEVGISDPYAFLLPPGTEAEDAVRKAPGVVAVTPRLSLTGLVSMGDSTVSFIGDGVDPEGEKDLSTSIRIARGENLSADDPRGIIMGAGLAANIGVKVGDKLVLMTSTAKGGMNASDVTVRGIFISTAKAYDDAALRVPIALARKLVKVDGSTSWVVLLDDTARTDATLTALSGRMDPKEFQLVPWRDLADFYNKTVTLFSKQVLVVKILIAAIIVLSISNTMSMAVIERTGEIGTAMALGVRRLGVLRQFVLEGLVLGFVGGMTGALLGWLLSLAISAVGIPMPPPPGMDQGFDAEILVTADLAFDAWFLAVVTTLLASLFPAWKASRMVIVDALRHQR from the coding sequence ATGGACGCGAAAAACCTGCTTGGCGACATGCAGCTTGCAGCGCGCAACGTTCTGCGGCACCGGAGGCGGGCCTTGTTCGCCCTGGTCATCATCGTGGGCGGTATCGTGTCCTTTCTGCTGGCGGGCGGTTTCATCCAGTGGCTGCTCATCAGCATGCGCGAATCGACCATTCATTCCCAATTGGGCCATATCCAGGTGGTGCGCCCCGGGTACTACGAGGTCGGCATTTCGGACCCCTACGCTTTCCTGCTGCCGCCGGGTACGGAGGCGGAGGACGCCGTGCGCAAGGCTCCTGGCGTGGTCGCGGTGACGCCGCGGCTCTCCCTCACCGGCCTGGTGAGCATGGGCGACTCGACCGTGTCCTTCATCGGCGACGGGGTGGATCCTGAGGGGGAAAAGGATCTGAGCACTTCGATCCGCATTGCCCGCGGCGAGAATCTGAGTGCCGACGATCCTCGCGGCATCATCATGGGCGCCGGGCTGGCGGCCAATATCGGTGTCAAGGTGGGCGACAAGCTGGTGTTGATGACGAGCACCGCCAAGGGGGGCATGAATGCCTCCGACGTGACGGTGCGCGGGATATTCATTTCCACCGCCAAGGCCTACGACGACGCGGCCCTGCGGGTGCCCATCGCCCTGGCCCGCAAATTGGTAAAGGTCGATGGATCGACTTCCTGGGTGGTGCTCCTGGACGATACCGCCCGCACTGACGCGACCCTGACGGCCCTCTCGGGGCGCATGGATCCGAAGGAATTCCAGCTCGTCCCCTGGCGCGATCTCGCCGATTTCTACAACAAGACCGTCACCCTGTTCTCCAAGCAGGTTCTGGTGGTCAAGATTCTGATCGCCGCGATCATCGTGCTCAGCATTTCCAACACCATGTCCATGGCGGTCATCGAACGTACCGGGGAGATCGGTACGGCCATGGCCCTGGGGGTGCGTCGGCTTGGGGTCTTGCGCCAGTTCGTCCTCGAAGGTCTGGTCCTCGGCTTCGTGGGCGGCATGACCGGCGCCCTGCTGGGTTGGCTGCTTTCCCTGGCGATATCCGCCGTCGGAATCCCCATGCCACCCCCTCCAGGCATGGACCAGGGCTTCGACGCCGAAATCCTGGTCACTGCCGACCTCGCCTTCGACGCCTGGTTCCTCGCCGTGGTCACGACCCTGCTTGCCAGCCTCTTCCCGGCCTGGAAGGCTTCCCGCATGGTCATCGTCGACGCCCTGCGTCACCAGCGCTGA
- a CDS encoding ThiF family adenylyltransferase, whose product MHIQFSYDQAFSRNIGWVTEAEQARLKQKRVAIGGLGGVGGIHLLTLARLGVGAFTIADFDTFDIVNFNRQAGAVVSTLGRPKSEALAEMALDINPEMDLRVFHDGIQPENIEAFLEGVDVYVDGLDFFAFSARRQTFAACEKKGIPVVTAAPLGLGTALLVFGPGGMSYEDYFGFEGCDEMEMAIRFLVGLSPAMLQRGYVADMSRVDLAARKGPSCIAACQLCAGVAAVETLKLLLGRPGVRLAPWGSQFDAYRMRYIRTWRPLGHRNPLQRLMRALVKQQLNKNRKA is encoded by the coding sequence ATGCACATCCAGTTTTCGTACGACCAGGCCTTTTCACGCAATATCGGCTGGGTGACCGAGGCCGAACAGGCCCGCCTCAAGCAAAAGAGGGTTGCCATCGGGGGCCTGGGCGGGGTCGGCGGCATCCATCTGCTCACCCTGGCCCGTCTGGGGGTCGGCGCCTTCACCATCGCCGATTTCGACACCTTCGACATCGTCAATTTCAATCGCCAGGCGGGGGCCGTGGTCAGCACCCTGGGGCGACCCAAGTCGGAAGCCCTGGCCGAAATGGCCCTGGACATCAACCCGGAGATGGACCTCCGGGTTTTTCATGATGGTATCCAGCCCGAAAATATCGAAGCTTTCCTGGAAGGCGTGGACGTCTATGTGGACGGCCTCGACTTCTTCGCCTTCTCCGCCCGCCGCCAGACTTTCGCCGCCTGCGAGAAGAAGGGCATTCCCGTCGTCACCGCGGCGCCACTGGGCCTGGGAACCGCCCTCCTCGTCTTCGGGCCCGGCGGCATGTCCTACGAGGATTACTTCGGCTTCGAGGGCTGCGACGAGATGGAAATGGCCATCCGATTCCTCGTCGGCCTGTCGCCCGCCATGCTGCAAAGGGGCTACGTGGCCGACATGAGCCGTGTGGACCTCGCGGCGCGCAAGGGGCCATCGTGCATCGCCGCCTGCCAGCTCTGCGCCGGCGTCGCCGCAGTGGAGACCCTGAAGCTCCTGCTGGGCCGGCCAGGCGTGCGGCTCGCCCCCTGGGGCAGCCAGTTCGACGCCTACCGCATGCGCTATATCCGCACCTGGAGGCCCCTGGGGCACCGCAATCCCTTGCAGCGCCTGATGCGGGCGCTGGTCAAACAGCAGCTCAACAAGAACCGTAAGGCCTGA